The Halalkalibacter krulwichiae genome has a segment encoding these proteins:
- a CDS encoding DUF2294 domain-containing protein, with translation MSEIRKKGVLEATISKALTQWEKDFLGRGPVSVKTDILRDMVIVTLKGILTPAEYALCQKDEGRLSIKKIRCELVESGRNQLGDLLQELVGEEVITFHTDISTKTGERLMVFRLSNDIEKTLE, from the coding sequence GTGTCAGAAATTAGAAAAAAAGGAGTATTAGAAGCCACAATCTCAAAAGCATTAACACAGTGGGAAAAAGACTTCTTAGGACGAGGCCCAGTATCTGTAAAAACCGACATTTTACGAGATATGGTCATTGTTACTCTTAAAGGGATACTTACTCCTGCCGAATATGCTCTTTGCCAAAAAGATGAAGGGCGTCTTTCTATAAAAAAAATCCGCTGTGAGCTTGTTGAGTCAGGAAGAAACCAATTAGGTGACTTACTTCAAGAATTAGTCGGTGAAGAAGTCATCACTTTTCACACGGATATAAGCACCAAAACAGGCGAACGCCTCATGGTCTTTCGGCTTAGCAACGACATCGAAAAAACGTTAGAATAG
- a CDS encoding staygreen family protein, which produces MDIGFIVNCKAIDWELRDEVIVELQVDRLNRPRYVGVAYIDEGEFTKEQSQFRYSIFQKEMSTALKGIFYGDQPFFANYPTLLNAPIYIMYKSIYPEFQRIIYYGTPIKYLKLIQYST; this is translated from the coding sequence TTGGATATAGGTTTTATTGTTAATTGTAAAGCAATTGATTGGGAGCTACGTGATGAAGTAATAGTAGAATTACAAGTAGATCGTTTAAATCGACCACGCTATGTTGGGGTAGCATATATAGATGAAGGCGAATTTACTAAAGAACAGTCTCAGTTTCGATATAGCATCTTTCAAAAAGAAATGAGTACCGCCTTAAAAGGAATATTTTACGGTGATCAACCATTCTTCGCAAATTATCCCACACTACTCAATGCACCTATATATATTATGTATAAATCGATTTATCCAGAGTTTCAACGAATAATTTATTATGGTACACCAATAAAATATTTAAAGCTTATTCAGTACTCTACTTAA
- a CDS encoding sodium-dependent bicarbonate transport family permease, with protein sequence MSEIIISNLLSPVVLFFVLGLIAALVKSDLKFPTALTETLSIFLLIAIGLKGGIELSKYSLEEVYRPVVATIALGSLLPIVVLTLVKTIKLDTKNAIGLAATYGSVSIVTYGAAISFLDHTGVSYEGFMNAMVVLMESPAIIVSLIVLKLLERKEMGKDIYSSQKIAFASPNTSFLDKEVLKEAFFGKSILLLLGALLIGLVTGDTAIPVIQPLFIDLYSSVLILFLLSMGLVAGERLPEVRKHGIKLLLFGIILPIVGGILGVLTGYIIDLSLGGMTLMAVLAASASYIAAPAALRTSVPEANPSIYLGLALGITFPFNLIIGIPLYYQFASWLL encoded by the coding sequence ATGTCTGAGATCATAATTTCAAATTTATTGTCACCAGTTGTATTGTTTTTTGTGTTAGGTTTAATTGCTGCCCTTGTTAAATCAGATCTTAAGTTTCCAACAGCTTTAACTGAAACACTAAGTATTTTCTTATTAATCGCCATCGGTTTAAAAGGAGGGATTGAACTTTCTAAGTATTCTTTAGAAGAAGTCTACCGACCAGTAGTTGCAACGATTGCACTAGGATCCCTTCTGCCGATCGTCGTTCTTACCCTCGTTAAAACGATTAAGCTTGATACAAAAAATGCGATTGGTCTCGCTGCCACTTATGGTTCTGTAAGCATTGTTACGTATGGAGCTGCGATTTCCTTTTTAGATCATACCGGGGTAAGTTATGAAGGGTTTATGAATGCTATGGTCGTTTTAATGGAAAGTCCCGCTATCATCGTTTCGCTCATTGTCCTTAAGCTTTTAGAACGGAAGGAAATGGGTAAAGACATTTATTCGTCACAAAAAATCGCATTTGCCTCTCCTAATACATCTTTTCTAGACAAAGAGGTATTAAAAGAAGCCTTTTTTGGCAAAAGCATCCTATTACTATTAGGAGCTTTACTAATCGGACTAGTCACAGGAGACACAGCAATCCCTGTCATTCAACCATTATTCATTGACTTATACAGCAGTGTACTGATTCTTTTTTTACTTAGTATGGGACTTGTAGCTGGTGAGCGATTGCCAGAAGTTCGAAAACACGGCATTAAGTTGTTACTATTTGGAATTATCCTGCCAATCGTAGGTGGAATCCTTGGTGTTTTAACCGGTTATATCATTGATTTGTCATTAGGTGGAATGACGTTAATGGCTGTACTCGCAGCAAGTGCTTCCTATATCGCTGCACCCGCAGCACTCCGTACGTCCGTTCCAGAAGCGAATCCCTCTATTTATTTAGGATTAGCTCTTGGTATTACGTTTCCTTTTAATCTAATTATCGGCATTCCATTATACTATCAATTTGCAAGCTGGCTTTTATAA